One genomic segment of Ignavibacteriota bacterium includes these proteins:
- the rlmB gene encoding 23S rRNA (guanosine(2251)-2'-O)-methyltransferase RlmB, translating into MQKIFGRKPVLEALNSNAEIDQIYIQYGLNGSIVDQIKNLANKSNVKVTQLSPQKFEQIAEDKNTQGIIAIKSDFSYSEIDEILIDAENSKFPLLLLLDSIQDPHNLGAIIRTAECAGVNGIITTIKNSVSVNNTVEKTSAGATNHIKIARVNNLVNTIEILKQNGYWIVGSKLGNSQNYTSIDYKQPIALIIGNEEKGIRHLISEKCDFLAEIPMQGKIQSLNVSVATGVLLFEILRSRNN; encoded by the coding sequence ATGCAAAAAATATTTGGAAGAAAACCGGTTCTTGAAGCTTTAAATTCAAATGCTGAAATTGATCAAATCTATATCCAGTATGGCTTAAACGGCTCTATTGTTGATCAAATTAAAAATCTCGCAAATAAATCCAACGTAAAAGTTACTCAGCTTTCACCGCAAAAATTTGAGCAAATTGCGGAAGATAAAAACACTCAAGGAATTATCGCCATAAAAAGTGATTTCAGTTATTCTGAAATTGATGAAATATTAATCGATGCTGAAAATTCTAAATTTCCGTTATTACTGCTTTTGGATTCAATTCAAGATCCGCATAATTTGGGAGCAATAATTAGAACAGCAGAATGTGCCGGTGTAAACGGAATTATCACCACAATTAAAAATAGCGTTTCGGTAAACAATACTGTTGAAAAAACTTCTGCCGGTGCAACAAATCATATAAAAATTGCGCGGGTAAATAATCTAGTAAACACAATTGAAATTCTTAAACAAAATGGATATTGGATTGTTGGATCAAAACTTGGCAATTCTCAAAATTATACTTCAATAGATTATAAACAGCCAATCGCGTTAATTATTGGAAATGAAGAAAAAGGAATCCGACATTTAATTTCTGAGAAGTGTGATTTTCTTGCTGAAATTCCAATGCAAGGAAAAATTCAAAGTCTTAATGTTTCTGTTGCAACCGGTGTTTTACTTTTCGAAATTTTACGATCGAGAAATAATTAA
- a CDS encoding cytochrome-c peroxidase: MRKVISIFLLGTIALAIIVSCGESKPEIDKIALQAKANGIFMKLPASMPGAETDTPEKIALGKKLYFEEKLSKTNTQSCNTCHSIDPGKAGVDNKPTSPGAKTGTIGTRNSPTVLNAGFQFVQFWDGRAKDLKEQALGPILNPLEMGMDNPKEVEDKLTAMPEYVEMFAKAFPSNPKISWDNLGEAVAAFERTLITKDRFDFFLGGNPNALTDEEAQGLEIFMNKGCTTCHTGPLLGGNMYQKMGLYKPYSDTKDMGRFDITKNEAEKFMFKVPTLRNIALTAPYFHDGASATLEDAVTQMSNMQLVNPLTPEEVKKVVTFFGALTDIELAKANKK; encoded by the coding sequence ATGAGAAAAGTAATAAGTATTTTTTTGTTAGGCACAATTGCGTTGGCAATAATTGTCTCTTGCGGTGAATCTAAACCGGAAATTGATAAAATTGCATTGCAAGCAAAAGCGAACGGTATTTTTATGAAATTACCAGCTTCAATGCCGGGAGCTGAAACCGATACACCGGAAAAAATTGCATTAGGAAAAAAATTGTATTTTGAAGAAAAGTTATCTAAAACAAATACTCAATCTTGTAATACTTGTCATTCAATTGATCCCGGAAAAGCCGGAGTTGATAATAAACCAACTTCACCGGGAGCAAAAACCGGAACAATTGGTACAAGAAATTCTCCAACAGTTTTAAATGCGGGTTTTCAATTTGTACAATTTTGGGATGGAAGAGCAAAAGATTTAAAAGAACAAGCATTGGGTCCAATTTTAAATCCTCTCGAAATGGGAATGGATAATCCAAAAGAAGTTGAAGATAAATTAACTGCAATGCCGGAATATGTCGAAATGTTTGCAAAAGCATTTCCATCAAATCCAAAAATTTCTTGGGATAATTTAGGTGAAGCTGTTGCCGCATTTGAAAGAACATTAATTACAAAAGATAGATTCGATTTCTTTTTAGGCGGAAATCCAAATGCATTGACTGATGAAGAAGCTCAAGGTTTGGAAATTTTTATGAACAAAGGTTGTACCACTTGTCATACCGGTCCACTTTTGGGCGGAAACATGTATCAAAAAATGGGATTGTACAAACCTTATTCAGATACAAAAGATATGGGCAGATTTGATATTACAAAAAATGAAGCAGAAAAATTTATGTTTAAAGTTCCGACTTTAAGAAATATTGCTTTAACCGCTCCATATTTCCATGATGGTGCTTCGGCAACTTTGGAAGATGCAGTTACACAAATGTCAAATATGCAATTAGTAAATCCGCTTACTCCGGAAGAAGTTAAAAAAGTTGTAACATTTTTTGGTGCGTTGACGGATATTGAATTAGCGAAAGCAAATAAAAAGTAG
- the sufB gene encoding Fe-S cluster assembly protein SufB, whose amino-acid sequence MSEDLREDIKIIEEHTNTEYKWGFVTEIEEDEFPKGLNEGIIRLLSQKKNEPEWMTEWRLKAYRHWLTMEEPNWAKIKKDKFDYQNLKYYSAPKKKPELESLDQVDPELLATFEKLGIPLEEQKILSGVAVDAVFDSVSVATTFKETLAEKGIIFCSISEAIREHSDLVKKYLGSVVPQTDNYFATLNSAVFSDGSFVYIPKGVRCPMELSTYFRINAMDTGQFERTLIIADENSYVSYLEGCTAPLRDTNQLHAAIVELVALENAEIKYSTVQNWFPGDKEGKGGIYNFVTKRGICKGNNSKISWTQVETGSAITWKYPSCILQGDNSVGEFYSVAVTNNYQQADTGTKMIHLGKNTSSTIVSKGISAGNSNNSYRGLVKVGKNATNARNFSQCDSMLMGNNCGAHTFPYLEISNNTATVEHEATTSKVGEDQIFYLNQRGISTEDAVNMIVNGFCKEVFNELPMEFAVEAQKLLAISLEGSVG is encoded by the coding sequence ATGAGTGAAGATTTGCGTGAAGATATTAAAATAATTGAAGAGCATACCAATACAGAATATAAATGGGGATTTGTAACCGAAATTGAAGAAGATGAATTTCCCAAAGGATTAAATGAAGGTATAATTAGGTTGCTTTCTCAAAAGAAAAATGAACCTGAATGGATGACCGAATGGCGGTTAAAGGCTTACAGGCATTGGCTAACAATGGAAGAACCAAATTGGGCAAAAATTAAAAAAGATAAATTTGATTACCAAAATCTCAAATATTATTCTGCTCCGAAGAAAAAACCGGAGTTGGAAAGTCTGGATCAAGTTGATCCCGAATTATTAGCAACATTTGAAAAATTAGGAATCCCTTTAGAAGAACAAAAGATTTTAAGCGGTGTGGCAGTTGATGCAGTTTTTGATTCGGTTTCCGTAGCTACAACTTTCAAAGAAACACTTGCAGAAAAAGGAATTATTTTTTGTTCGATTTCTGAAGCAATTAGAGAACATTCAGATTTGGTAAAAAAATATTTGGGATCTGTTGTTCCTCAAACAGATAATTATTTTGCGACTTTAAATTCTGCTGTATTTAGTGATGGCTCATTCGTCTATATTCCTAAAGGTGTTAGATGTCCTATGGAACTTTCAACTTATTTTAGAATTAATGCAATGGATACTGGACAGTTTGAACGAACATTAATAATTGCTGATGAAAATAGTTACGTTAGTTATTTAGAAGGTTGCACAGCTCCCTTGAGAGATACAAATCAACTTCACGCTGCAATTGTTGAATTAGTTGCTCTAGAGAATGCAGAAATTAAATATTCAACAGTTCAGAATTGGTTCCCGGGAGATAAAGAAGGTAAAGGTGGAATTTATAATTTTGTTACAAAACGCGGAATTTGTAAAGGTAATAATTCTAAAATTTCGTGGACGCAAGTCGAAACCGGCTCCGCAATTACTTGGAAATATCCAAGCTGTATTTTGCAAGGAGATAATTCAGTTGGAGAATTTTACTCCGTTGCAGTAACAAATAATTATCAGCAAGCTGATACCGGAACAAAAATGATTCACTTGGGAAAAAATACAAGCAGTACAATTGTATCAAAAGGAATTTCTGCCGGAAATAGTAATAATTCATACAGAGGTTTGGTTAAAGTTGGGAAAAATGCAACTAACGCAAGAAATTTTTCACAGTGTGATTCAATGCTAATGGGAAATAATTGCGGTGCACATACTTTTCCATATTTAGAAATAAGTAACAATACTGCTACTGTTGAGCACGAAGCAACAACTTCAAAAGTTGGAGAAGATCAAATATTTTATTTGAACCAGAGAGGAATTTCAACCGAAGATGCAGTGAATATGATTGTCAACGGTTTTTGTAAAGAAGTTTTTAACGAACTTCCGATGGAATTTGCAGTTGAAGCACAAAAACTACTTGCAATCAGTCTAGAAGGAAGTGTAGGGTAA
- the sufC gene encoding Fe-S cluster assembly ATPase SufC, protein MIKIKNLHANVEGTEILKGIDLDVNAGEIHAIMGPNGSGKSTLANVLAGNEAYEVTEGEIIFNEKNIVEMEPDVRAREGLFLAFQYPIEIPGVSNSVFLKTAINEIRKHNNQEEISAKDFLILIKEKANILGMDSALISRSVNQGFSGGEKKRNEILQLLTLNPKLAVLDETDSGLDIDALKIVAHGVNKFKSKENAVILVTHYQRLLDYIVPDFVHVLYKGKIVKSGDKNLALELEARGYDWIIKEQTELV, encoded by the coding sequence ATGATCAAGATTAAAAATCTTCATGCAAATGTTGAAGGTACTGAAATATTAAAAGGAATCGATTTAGATGTAAATGCCGGAGAAATACATGCTATTATGGGTCCAAACGGTTCCGGAAAAAGTACTTTGGCAAATGTTTTAGCCGGAAACGAAGCTTACGAAGTTACCGAAGGTGAAATTATTTTTAACGAAAAAAATATTGTTGAAATGGAACCGGATGTTAGAGCCCGCGAAGGATTATTTCTAGCCTTCCAATATCCAATTGAAATTCCGGGTGTTAGTAATTCCGTATTTTTAAAAACTGCAATAAATGAAATTAGAAAGCATAACAATCAAGAAGAAATTTCCGCAAAAGATTTCTTAATTCTTATAAAGGAAAAAGCAAATATCTTAGGAATGGATAGCGCATTAATTAGTCGTTCGGTAAATCAAGGATTTTCCGGCGGTGAGAAAAAACGCAATGAAATTTTACAACTTTTAACTCTAAATCCAAAGCTTGCAGTACTTGATGAAACTGATTCCGGTCTTGATATTGATGCACTCAAAATTGTTGCGCATGGTGTAAATAAATTCAAAAGTAAAGAAAATGCTGTAATTCTTGTAACTCATTATCAAAGACTGCTTGATTATATCGTTCCGGATTTTGTTCATGTTTTATATAAAGGAAAAATTGTAAAATCCGGTGATAAAAATTTAGCATTAGAATTAGAAGCACGCGGTTATGATTGGATCATTAAAGAACAAACTGAACTTGTTTAA
- the sufD gene encoding Fe-S cluster assembly protein SufD, whose translation MNKEKNIKNWYLENFQKFDKVNNDNFKKLRADAANDFEKSEFPTKKNEEWKYTNISPILNNEFFPSPLVKQDFENISIDQYKIQNLDTHLVVFINGIFNKELSELNDIENNVIIDSFFSQSTLNHELISKYSSKLESGLNSFTLLNHTFTYDGCFIYIPKNKIVEKPIHILNISIDNPNKQLIQPRNLIIAEANTQANIIYDFVGKDGLEYFTNTITDISVGENANLSFIKIQNESNLAFHIDKTDIHQNNSSILNHFSLSFGSKIARNDINTKLDGENIECHLFGLYLGNDEQHIDNHTFINHAKPNCMSNELYKGILDDKAKGVFSGKILVDRIAQKTNAFQSNKSVLLSNEASIDAKPQLEIYADDVKCSHGATVGKLDEQAYFYIRSRGVSAEAARSMLIRAFIDDVVSEIKIEQLKDKVNHIIFEHLHREAF comes from the coding sequence ATGAACAAAGAAAAAAATATAAAAAATTGGTATTTAGAAAATTTTCAAAAGTTTGATAAAGTAAATAATGATAATTTTAAAAAGTTAAGAGCTGATGCAGCAAATGATTTTGAGAAATCAGAATTTCCGACAAAGAAAAATGAGGAATGGAAATACACTAATATTTCTCCAATACTAAATAATGAATTCTTCCCCTCCCCATTGGTTAAGCAAGATTTTGAAAATATTTCAATAGATCAATATAAAATTCAAAATTTGGATACCCATCTTGTTGTTTTCATAAATGGAATATTTAACAAAGAATTATCTGAATTAAACGACATAGAAAATAATGTAATTATTGACAGTTTTTTTTCACAATCAACTTTAAATCATGAATTAATTTCAAAATATTCTTCAAAGTTAGAAAGTGGTTTAAATTCATTCACATTATTAAATCATACTTTTACTTATGATGGTTGTTTTATTTATATTCCAAAAAATAAAATTGTAGAAAAGCCAATACATATTCTTAACATTTCTATTGATAACCCGAATAAACAACTAATTCAACCAAGAAATTTAATAATTGCAGAGGCAAATACTCAGGCAAATATTATTTACGATTTTGTTGGCAAAGACGGATTAGAATATTTTACAAATACAATTACTGATATTTCTGTTGGAGAAAATGCAAATTTGAGTTTTATTAAAATACAAAATGAATCTAACTTGGCTTTCCATATTGATAAAACCGATATTCATCAAAATAATTCAAGCATTCTTAATCACTTTTCGCTTTCATTCGGAAGTAAAATTGCAAGAAACGATATTAACACAAAATTAGATGGAGAAAATATTGAATGCCATCTTTTTGGGTTATACTTAGGAAATGATGAACAGCATATTGATAACCATACTTTTATAAATCATGCAAAACCAAATTGTATGAGCAATGAATTATATAAAGGTATTTTGGATGATAAAGCTAAAGGAGTGTTTTCCGGGAAAATATTAGTTGATCGAATTGCTCAGAAAACAAATGCGTTTCAGTCAAATAAATCAGTACTGCTTTCAAATGAAGCCAGCATTGATGCAAAACCGCAACTGGAAATTTATGCAGATGATGTAAAATGCTCGCACGGAGCAACAGTTGGAAAACTTGATGAACAAGCATATTTTTATATTCGATCAAGAGGTGTTTCTGCAGAAGCTGCAAGATCAATGCTCATAAGAGCATTTATCGATGATGTAGTAAGTGAGATTAAAATAGAACAATTAAAAGATAAAGTAAATCACATAATATTTGAGCATTTACATAGAGAAGCATTCTAA
- a CDS encoding cysteine desulfurase, with the protein MNFDVDIKHSTKQTKTFRKFFVDDVRNDFPILKRFVNGKPLVYLDNAATSQKPQSVIDAITNYYTYENANIHRGLHFLSELATESYESARLKIKEFLNAMSVSEIIFVRGATEGINLVSNSLCRANYFSEGDEIIISYMEHHSNIVPWQLLCERKNLILKVVPVNDSGEFIFEEFEKLISPKTKLVSVVHISNALGTINPVKEIVKKAHEFNIPVLLDGAQAVSHVKVDVQDLDCDFYVFSGHKVFGPTGIGVLYGKTEFLDKMPPFQGGGDMIREVTFEGTTYDDLPQKFEAGTPNIVGGIALGTAIDYLTSFNSEDIALHEDKLLKYATDRLLQIEGLKIIGTAKEKASVVSFVIKGIHPYDIGTIIDTDGIAIRTGHHCTMPLIKRFGQPATARASFSMYNKIEEIDQLYSALLKVKKMFS; encoded by the coding sequence ATGAATTTTGATGTTGATATTAAGCACAGTACAAAGCAAACAAAAACTTTTAGAAAATTTTTTGTTGATGATGTTAGAAACGATTTTCCAATTCTAAAAAGATTTGTTAATGGAAAGCCATTAGTTTATTTGGATAATGCCGCAACTTCACAAAAACCTCAATCTGTAATTGATGCTATTACAAATTATTACACTTACGAAAATGCCAATATTCATAGGGGTTTGCATTTCTTAAGTGAACTGGCGACTGAATCTTATGAAAGTGCTCGTTTAAAAATAAAAGAGTTTTTAAATGCAATGAGTGTTTCGGAAATAATTTTTGTTCGAGGAGCAACGGAAGGAATAAATTTAGTATCTAATTCACTTTGCAGAGCAAATTATTTTTCCGAAGGTGACGAAATTATAATTTCGTATATGGAACATCATTCTAATATTGTCCCTTGGCAATTACTTTGTGAAAGAAAAAATTTAATTCTAAAAGTGGTTCCAGTTAATGATAGCGGTGAATTTATATTTGAAGAATTTGAAAAATTAATATCACCTAAAACAAAACTTGTTTCGGTTGTTCATATTTCAAATGCATTGGGTACAATAAATCCGGTTAAAGAAATTGTAAAGAAAGCTCACGAATTTAATATCCCAGTTTTGTTAGATGGAGCCCAAGCAGTTTCTCATGTTAAGGTTGATGTTCAAGATTTGGATTGTGATTTTTATGTTTTTTCCGGACATAAAGTTTTTGGTCCTACCGGCATTGGAGTTCTTTATGGTAAGACAGAATTTTTAGATAAAATGCCTCCATTTCAAGGTGGCGGCGATATGATTAGAGAAGTTACGTTTGAAGGGACAACTTATGATGATCTCCCGCAAAAATTTGAAGCTGGAACTCCGAATATTGTTGGAGGAATTGCTCTGGGAACAGCTATTGATTATTTAACCTCATTCAACTCCGAAGATATTGCTCTACATGAAGATAAATTATTAAAGTATGCAACCGATAGACTGCTTCAGATTGAAGGATTGAAAATTATTGGAACTGCAAAAGAAAAAGCTTCAGTTGTGTCATTCGTTATTAAAGGAATTCACCCTTATGATATTGGGACAATAATTGATACGGACGGAATTGCAATAAGAACCGGACACCATTGCACAATGCCACTTATTAAGAGATTTGGTCAACCGGCGACTGCAAGAGCATCATTTTCAATGTACAATAAAATTGAAGAAATTGATCAATTGTATTCTGCACTTTTAAAAGTTAAAAAAATGTTTTCTTAG
- a CDS encoding SUF system Fe-S cluster assembly protein, producing the protein MDKGYLEQKIISVLETVYDPEIPVNIYELGMIYNIKIDDGANVEIMMTLTSPACPVAESLPGEVRQRIKEIENVNDVKINLVWEPPWNKDMMSDEAKLNLGFL; encoded by the coding sequence ATTGATAAAGGATATTTAGAGCAAAAAATAATTTCTGTTTTAGAAACTGTTTATGATCCGGAAATTCCCGTAAACATTTACGAACTTGGTATGATTTACAATATTAAAATAGATGATGGTGCTAATGTTGAAATCATGATGACACTAACTTCACCAGCATGCCCGGTTGCTGAAAGTTTACCCGGAGAAGTAAGGCAACGAATTAAAGAAATTGAAAATGTTAATGATGTAAAAATTAATTTAGTCTGGGAACCTCCATGGAATAAGGATATGATGAGTGATGAAGCAAAATTAAATTTAGGATTTTTATAA
- a CDS encoding BrxA/BrxB family bacilliredoxin produces the protein MFEINNLSPTYDPRAVQPMRDELIYIGFKELTTSEQVDEILSKNNDETTLVFINSVCGCAAGSARPGVSLALQNNLIPDNIVTVFAGQDKLAVTTVREKYLAKFPPSSPSAALIKNGEVIFMLPRHHIEGRSPEQIAEVLQNIFSNYCTKQGPSIPKVKYDKLVHAKMCGSRIPLNDE, from the coding sequence ATGTTTGAAATAAATAATCTTTCTCCAACCTATGATCCGCGTGCGGTTCAACCAATGCGAGATGAGTTAATATATATTGGATTTAAAGAATTGACAACATCAGAACAAGTTGATGAAATTTTGTCAAAAAATAATGATGAAACAACTCTTGTGTTTATTAATTCGGTGTGCGGATGTGCCGCCGGAAGTGCAAGACCAGGAGTTTCATTGGCATTACAAAATAATTTAATTCCAGATAATATTGTGACTGTATTTGCAGGGCAAGATAAATTAGCAGTAACAACTGTACGCGAAAAATATTTGGCAAAATTTCCTCCTTCATCTCCTTCAGCTGCATTGATAAAAAATGGAGAAGTAATATTCATGCTGCCTCGTCATCATATTGAAGGAAGATCACCGGAACAAATTGCCGAAGTTCTTCAAAATATTTTTTCTAATTATTGTACAAAACAAGGTCCCTCAATCCCAAAGGTAAAATATGATAAATTGGTTCATGCTAAAATGTGCGGTTCAAGAATTCCTTTGAATGACGAATAA
- a CDS encoding Rrf2 family transcriptional regulator, translating into MKFTTQEEYGLRCLVRLGNSYTKGGGLTIPDISSNERISEDNVAKTLRLLRLNGYLESERGRIGGYSLTKHPKDILIGDVMGILGGKFFESSYCQLHNSESITCTHSTDCSIRSFWQLIQKSIDQVMNNLTLQDLLNSEKIFFEETNKKIEVQEST; encoded by the coding sequence ATGAAATTTACAACACAAGAAGAATATGGCTTAAGATGTTTAGTTAGATTAGGAAACTCTTATACAAAAGGAGGGGGCTTAACAATTCCGGATATCAGCAGTAATGAAAGGATTTCAGAAGATAATGTGGCCAAAACATTAAGACTTCTTAGATTGAACGGATATTTAGAAAGCGAAAGAGGAAGAATTGGGGGCTATTCTTTAACAAAGCATCCAAAAGACATATTAATTGGCGATGTGATGGGTATTTTAGGCGGTAAATTTTTTGAATCATCATATTGCCAATTACATAATTCCGAATCAATTACTTGCACTCATTCAACTGATTGTTCAATTAGATCATTCTGGCAGTTGATTCAAAAATCAATTGATCAAGTTATGAATAATCTTACTTTACAAGATTTGCTAAATTCGGAAAAAATATTTTTTGAGGAAACAAATAAAAAAATTGAAGTTCAAGAATCTACTTAA
- a CDS encoding FAD-binding oxidoreductase, translating to MLKENYQRLINELKIVIPQNRIFEDELNTLAYGTDASFYRLIPKIVVKVISEEEIIFIINSCNKFKIPITFRASGTSLSGQSISDSVLLVADRSWNKIKISECKTKITLEPAVLGGRANLELSKFNKKIGPDPASINAATVCGIASNNASGMTSGIKNNAYNTVSEMRIVFPNGKILDTSNADQKLKFIEENRKLIVELLNLSIELNQNEICRNKIKKKYQIKNTMGYSVNSLIDFKDPIEIIKHLMIGSEGTLGFISEITLNTVNSFPYKGTSLIIFPNVKKACSTIPILNELPIDAAELMDRAALKSVEDKNGMPVYLKNLSQESAALLIETSAPDEIVLDFNINRIKNALSLVKTVRPVEFTKDKNEYLKLWNVRKGLFPSVSKSRKEGTTVIIEDLNFNTKDLANAVEDLKSIFAKYNYSENIIWGHALSGNIHFVFAQDFNDEKEVDRYKKFMNEVVELVINKYDGSLKAEHGTGRNMAPFVKYEWGNEIYEIMIRIKKLFDPNGILNPGVLINNDESIHIKNLKPTPIVNELIDKCIDCGFCENNCPSKNLTLTPRQRITVWREINKMKSESMNIDLITKLENSYQYYGEQTCATDGLCELSCPVNIDTGKLIKQIRSSLHTKSEKSFALFISKHFSAIVSFIKFGLNFVIILQQIFGDKFLKSSSNLTRRIFKNKTPMWNEALTKGAKFNIQKQTIQQSEKTVIYFPSCISRTFGNQKKSKYNEELNSAMENLLRKADYHIIYPDNLNSLCCGMPFSSKGFFDAAEQKSKQLISSLTKASNNGQIKIIFDTSPCVKTIKDDLQKLNNPQLKIYDSIEFIHDFLLDELVFNTIEDSITIHTTCSAEKMDLKNKLITIAKKCCNNVFIPEEINCCGFAGDRGFTHPELNESALKNLSEFVSDHNCKNGYSTSKTCEIGLTKHSGINYQSIIYLVDECSKAKN from the coding sequence ATGTTAAAAGAAAATTATCAAAGATTAATTAACGAATTAAAAATTGTAATCCCCCAAAATAGAATTTTCGAAGATGAACTAAATACTTTAGCTTACGGGACCGATGCAAGTTTTTATAGGTTGATTCCTAAAATTGTTGTAAAAGTAATTTCAGAAGAAGAAATTATTTTTATAATAAATTCATGTAACAAATTTAAAATCCCAATTACATTTCGTGCATCCGGCACAAGCTTGTCCGGTCAATCAATTTCAGATTCTGTTTTACTTGTTGCCGATAGGTCATGGAATAAAATTAAAATTTCCGAATGCAAAACTAAAATTACTTTGGAACCAGCTGTTTTAGGCGGAAGAGCAAATCTTGAACTTAGTAAATTCAACAAAAAAATTGGACCAGATCCTGCTTCAATAAATGCTGCAACGGTTTGCGGCATTGCATCAAATAATGCAAGCGGAATGACGAGTGGTATAAAAAATAATGCATACAATACAGTTTCAGAAATGCGTATTGTTTTTCCAAACGGAAAAATTCTTGATACTTCAAACGCCGATCAGAAATTAAAATTTATAGAAGAAAATAGAAAATTAATTGTTGAATTATTAAATCTTTCAATAGAATTAAATCAAAATGAAATTTGTAGAAATAAGATTAAAAAGAAATATCAGATTAAAAACACTATGGGATATAGCGTAAACTCACTTATTGATTTTAAAGATCCCATAGAAATAATTAAACATTTAATGATTGGTTCAGAAGGCACGTTAGGATTTATTTCAGAAATTACTTTAAATACTGTGAATTCTTTTCCCTATAAAGGAACTTCACTAATAATTTTTCCAAATGTGAAAAAAGCTTGCTCAACAATTCCAATTCTTAATGAACTCCCAATTGATGCCGCAGAATTAATGGATAGAGCAGCTTTAAAATCTGTTGAAGATAAAAATGGAATGCCCGTTTACTTAAAAAATCTTTCGCAAGAATCTGCTGCACTTTTAATTGAAACTTCAGCTCCCGATGAAATTGTTTTAGATTTTAATATCAATAGAATAAAAAATGCGTTGAGTTTAGTAAAAACTGTAAGACCAGTTGAATTTACAAAGGATAAAAATGAATATTTGAAATTATGGAATGTAAGAAAGGGATTGTTCCCATCGGTAAGTAAATCAAGAAAAGAAGGAACAACCGTTATAATTGAGGATCTAAATTTTAATACAAAAGATTTAGCAAATGCCGTTGAAGATCTTAAATCAATTTTTGCAAAATATAATTATTCGGAAAATATTATTTGGGGACATGCGCTTTCGGGAAATATACATTTTGTTTTTGCGCAAGATTTTAACGATGAAAAAGAAGTCGATCGATATAAAAAATTTATGAATGAAGTTGTTGAATTAGTTATAAATAAATATGATGGCTCGCTTAAGGCAGAACACGGAACCGGAAGAAATATGGCTCCGTTTGTAAAATATGAATGGGGGAATGAGATTTATGAAATTATGATCAGAATCAAAAAATTATTTGACCCGAATGGAATTTTAAATCCAGGAGTATTAATAAATAATGATGAGTCAATTCATATAAAAAATTTAAAACCAACACCAATTGTAAATGAATTAATTGATAAATGTATTGATTGCGGATTTTGCGAAAATAATTGTCCTTCAAAAAATTTAACATTAACACCTCGACAAAGAATTACAGTTTGGCGAGAAATTAATAAAATGAAATCTGAAAGTATGAATATTGATTTAATCACAAAACTTGAAAATTCATACCAATATTATGGAGAACAGACTTGTGCAACTGATGGTTTATGCGAATTAAGTTGTCCGGTAAATATTGATACTGGAAAATTAATAAAGCAAATTAGAAGTTCATTGCACACAAAAAGTGAAAAATCTTTTGCGTTATTTATTTCAAAACATTTTTCAGCAATAGTAAGTTTTATAAAATTTGGATTAAACTTCGTAATAATTCTTCAGCAAATTTTTGGGGATAAATTTTTAAAAAGTTCATCAAATTTAACTAGAAGAATATTTAAAAATAAAACTCCAATGTGGAATGAAGCTTTGACGAAAGGAGCAAAATTTAATATTCAAAAACAAACAATTCAGCAATCAGAAAAAACTGTAATTTATTTTCCAAGCTGTATAAGCCGCACTTTTGGAAATCAAAAAAAATCAAAGTATAATGAAGAATTAAATTCAGCTATGGAAAATTTATTAAGGAAAGCTGATTATCATATTATTTATCCAGATAATTTAAATTCGCTTTGCTGTGGTATGCCTTTTTCGAGTAAAGGATTTTTTGATGCAGCCGAACAAAAAAGTAAGCAACTGATTTCAAGTTTAACTAAAGCAAGCAACAATGGACAAATAAAAATTATTTTTGATACGAGTCCATGTGTTAAAACTATTAAAGATGATTTACAAAAACTGAACAATCCACAATTGAAAATATATGATTCAATTGAATTCATTCATGATTTTCTATTAGATGAATTAGTTTTTAATACAATTGAAGATTCTATAACAATTCATACAACGTGCAGTGCCGAGAAAATGGATTTGAAAAACAAACTTATTACTATTGCAAAAAAATGTTGTAATAATGTTTTCATTCCGGAAGAAATTAATTGCTGCGGTTTTGCCGGTGATAGAGGATTTACACATCCCGAACTCAATGAATCAGCTCTAAAAAATTTAAGTGAATTTGTATCCGATCATAATTGTAAAAATGGTTACTCAACAAGCAAAACTTGCGAAATTGGTTTAACAAAACACAGTGGAATTAATTATCAATCAATTATTTATTTAGTTGATGAATGCAGTAAGGCAAAGAATTGA